Proteins encoded by one window of Cloacibacillus sp.:
- a CDS encoding FCD domain-containing protein — MKTVEENVNPLEFPILHMMREAGVPLGAGAIGEVLERQGISISEAGIGRALRSFRQRGLLERRGFQGHVITETGIERLADLEAAKRYGETLKKLMEKGLTQNYNVVDILTARRALEREAAYLAALKATPEDIAELENIVKAQYSGMEKNENYADHSAAFHKTIMKMARSSILSNLYDLIGLSVQWQDFFIGTFKMYNQPVNVSHEKVLQAIKDRDPERASLLMGKHLTDVVDNAKKLYLE; from the coding sequence ATGAAGACAGTAGAAGAGAATGTCAATCCTTTGGAATTCCCTATCCTGCATATGATGCGTGAAGCCGGGGTGCCGCTGGGAGCTGGTGCGATCGGCGAGGTGTTGGAGCGTCAGGGTATTTCGATAAGCGAAGCCGGCATCGGCAGGGCGCTCCGCTCTTTCCGCCAAAGGGGGCTGCTTGAACGCCGGGGGTTTCAGGGACATGTCATAACGGAAACGGGCATTGAAAGGCTCGCGGATCTTGAGGCGGCCAAAAGGTACGGAGAGACGCTGAAAAAGTTGATGGAAAAGGGTCTTACGCAAAACTATAACGTCGTCGACATCCTGACGGCGAGACGCGCCCTTGAACGTGAGGCGGCCTATCTGGCGGCGCTCAAGGCGACGCCGGAGGATATCGCCGAACTGGAAAATATCGTTAAGGCCCAGTATAGCGGGATGGAGAAAAATGAGAATTACGCGGACCACTCCGCGGCCTTCCACAAGACGATCATGAAGATGGCCCGCAGCTCGATACTCAGCAACCTTTATGACTTGATCGGACTCTCGGTCCAGTGGCAGGACTTTTTTATCGGGACATTCAAAATGTATAACCAGCCCGTCAACGTATCACATGAGAAGGTCCTGCAGGCGATAAAGGACCGCGATCCCGAGAGGGCGTCACTGCTGATGGGAAAACATCTCACCGACGTCGTTGACAACGCTAAAAAACTTTATCTGGAGTGA
- a CDS encoding NCS2 family permease, with amino-acid sequence MESYATDLLTALAVVMNGVPQGLLSLSLGFAAFPTAIAFLIGAAGSFAFNSVATISFQAETIAVAGKLGSTPRERMSLVFWGALFLLIPSSLGLNEKIVEVIGPVIVNAMMAGVGVMLALVSIDMLEAEKYSGISSMVVALATWFITFDLAKTVIISVIAATIVFNIMKKYGKVEAQDLCVDESRERLTLGNIEWKIWKYPKILVSGLALACLNIGANISFGKITGSIANTSANIDHLAIYSSLADMGSTFFGGGPVEAIISGTATAPHPVGASILMMLIMAAILFFKLLPVLGRYVHSSAISGLLFVLGVFVTFISNIQAAISLAPAAQGPFGFSPWGMAIGATVIVSARWNPFYGLLAGVAIKLIFGL; translated from the coding sequence ATGGAATCATACGCAACAGATCTGCTGACGGCGCTTGCCGTCGTCATGAACGGAGTGCCGCAGGGACTGCTCTCGCTATCGCTCGGCTTCGCGGCCTTTCCTACCGCGATAGCTTTCCTCATCGGAGCCGCAGGTTCTTTCGCCTTCAATTCCGTGGCGACGATATCCTTCCAGGCGGAGACGATAGCCGTCGCCGGTAAGCTCGGCAGCACGCCGCGTGAAAGGATGAGCCTCGTATTCTGGGGCGCGCTCTTCCTCCTCATCCCCTCGTCGCTCGGCCTCAACGAAAAGATCGTCGAGGTGATCGGCCCCGTCATCGTCAACGCGATGATGGCCGGCGTTGGCGTAATGCTCGCGCTCGTCTCGATCGATATGCTTGAGGCCGAAAAATATTCCGGCATCTCCTCAATGGTGGTCGCCCTCGCCACCTGGTTCATCACCTTCGACCTCGCGAAGACGGTCATCATCTCCGTCATCGCGGCGACGATAGTCTTCAATATCATGAAAAAATATGGAAAAGTCGAGGCGCAGGACCTCTGCGTGGACGAGAGCCGCGAAAGGCTCACGCTGGGAAATATCGAATGGAAGATCTGGAAGTATCCGAAGATCCTCGTCAGCGGCCTTGCCCTCGCCTGCCTCAACATCGGAGCCAACATCAGCTTCGGGAAGATAACAGGCAGTATCGCTAACACCAGCGCGAACATCGATCACCTCGCGATATACTCCTCGCTCGCCGACATGGGCTCCACCTTCTTCGGCGGCGGTCCCGTGGAGGCAATCATCTCCGGAACGGCGACAGCGCCGCACCCTGTGGGAGCCTCCATCCTCATGATGCTGATAATGGCGGCGATACTATTTTTTAAACTGCTGCCCGTCCTTGGCCGCTACGTCCACAGCTCCGCCATCTCCGGCCTCCTCTTCGTTCTCGGCGTCTTCGTCACCTTCATCTCAAACATCCAGGCCGCCATCTCGCTCGCGCCCGCGGCGCAGGGCCCCTTCGGTTTCTCCCCCTGGGGCATGGCCATCGGGGCAACCGTCATCGTCTCCGCCCGCTGGAACCCCTTCTACGGGCTGCTCGCCGGCGTGGCGATCAAGCTGATATTCGGACTATAA
- a CDS encoding phosphoribosyltransferase family protein, translated as MNETYTLHVAGLARELKKVRVAPNLRIASFVMLGDTQLIEKCADALYDEIKKLGAIEMLVCPEAKGIPLTHALAVRMGVDYVVARKSVKGYMEHPIIAEVKSITTTEKQIIVIDEFDAAKLSGKRVCVVDDVVSTGGSLRSLEEVLAKTGCTVVSKVAVLLEEGGYSKDDLIYLERLPVFKDQ; from the coding sequence ATGAATGAAACCTACACTCTGCATGTCGCGGGACTGGCACGGGAGCTGAAAAAGGTTCGCGTGGCCCCCAACCTCCGTATCGCCTCCTTTGTAATGCTCGGAGACACCCAGCTCATCGAAAAATGCGCCGACGCGCTCTATGATGAGATCAAAAAGCTGGGAGCGATAGAGATGCTCGTCTGCCCGGAGGCGAAGGGCATCCCCCTTACGCACGCCCTCGCGGTGCGTATGGGCGTCGACTATGTCGTCGCGCGCAAATCGGTCAAGGGCTATATGGAGCACCCCATCATCGCCGAGGTCAAATCGATCACAACGACGGAAAAGCAGATCATCGTCATTGACGAATTCGACGCCGCGAAACTCAGCGGCAAGAGAGTCTGCGTCGTAGACGACGTCGTATCCACGGGCGGCTCGCTGCGTTCGCTCGAAGAGGTGCTCGCGAAAACAGGCTGCACGGTCGTCAGCAAAGTCGCCGTCCTGCTTGAAGAGGGCGGCTACTCGAAGGACGACCTCATTTACCTGGAGAGGCTGCCGGTCTTTAAAGATCAGTAA
- a CDS encoding LysR family transcriptional regulator: MNNIQHLRYAVEVEKTGSISRAAENLFMGQPHLSKAIRELEEDMNITIFNRTSKGVVPTPQGAQFLKYARNILMQIDELESLYKPSGAQAFSLSQPRASYAAYAFTKFTQTLDGGEAIDLKYRETNSMQTIKDVSDGHFGLGIVRYQDVHEKYFLSALDKRGLKYKTIWNFEYLALMSREHQLAVAPEISYSDLRQFTEIVHDDNSVPAMPVSEARMLAQKHEKKKKIAVYERGIQFELLQRLPCTYIWVSPMPREVLDCFSLVQRPCCDADNSFRDILIFRKNYRFSREDKTFIKKLKETVAEVSDNLK, translated from the coding sequence ATGAATAACATACAGCACCTGAGATATGCGGTCGAGGTTGAGAAGACGGGCTCCATTTCACGGGCGGCGGAAAACTTATTTATGGGACAGCCACATTTGAGCAAGGCTATCCGCGAACTTGAGGAGGATATGAATATCACGATATTCAACCGCACCTCCAAGGGCGTCGTGCCGACGCCGCAGGGGGCGCAGTTCCTCAAGTACGCGCGCAACATCCTGATGCAGATAGACGAGCTGGAATCGCTCTACAAACCCTCCGGAGCGCAGGCGTTCAGCCTCTCGCAGCCGCGCGCGAGCTACGCCGCCTACGCATTCACAAAGTTCACCCAGACCCTCGACGGCGGCGAGGCCATCGACCTCAAATACCGGGAGACCAACTCGATGCAGACAATAAAAGACGTCAGCGACGGACATTTCGGCCTCGGCATCGTGCGTTATCAGGACGTTCATGAAAAATACTTCCTCTCGGCGCTCGACAAGCGCGGCCTCAAATACAAGACCATCTGGAACTTCGAGTATCTCGCGCTGATGTCGCGGGAACACCAGCTCGCGGTGGCCCCGGAGATAAGCTACAGTGACCTGCGCCAGTTCACGGAGATCGTACACGACGACAACTCCGTTCCCGCGATGCCCGTCTCCGAGGCGCGGATGCTCGCGCAGAAGCATGAAAAAAAGAAAAAGATCGCCGTCTATGAACGCGGCATACAGTTTGAGCTGCTCCAACGGCTGCCCTGCACCTATATCTGGGTCTCGCCGATGCCGCGCGAGGTGCTCGACTGCTTCAGCCTCGTACAGCGCCCCTGCTGCGACGCCGACAACTCCTTCCGCGATATTCTTATATTCCGAAAAAATTACCGTTTTAGCCGTGAAGATAAGACTTTTATTAAAAAATTAAAAGAAACCGTCGCGGAAGTTTCCGACAACCTCAAATAA
- a CDS encoding NAD(P)/FAD-dependent oxidoreductase, whose product MKYPKLFAPGKIGNLTVKNRIVMAALAMGAAEKDQTIGAAFLAYLMERAKGGVGMIVLENTRVDDKHGVAAECQASVARDEHIAPLAAAAEALHKEGVVFFTQLHHPGRETFSNLNGGEPVWSSSSCPCGVCQQETHEMTTEEVEEVIAKFVAGAVRSQKAGCDGVELHGAHGYLISQFLSPYTNQRTDRFGGSFEKRFNFVKEITEGIQKACGKDFPIGIRLTVDELLAPNGVKEYLTLEDGVKVCQACEKLGMVYINVSNGIYESFNSLSEPMTYPQGCRSERIRAVKEKVGIPVIAVNMVKEPWFAEKMLEEGLVDFVGLGRAVVADPQWAKKAYEGREDEINRCISCTFCFETLVADTIAGKGPVKCAVNPRAARETLYPAFKKEGAGRTVAIVGSGPAGLEAARVLAERGFAPVIFEKGEKPGGQINIADKPPHKEKIDWIIEYELKQLAMKGVTVKTNTEATPENIRALAPYAVIIATGAESIRPRSIKGVNNANVLTVDEALLSKPEISGKKVLLIGSGATGLETAEFLCAKGNEVTVAEMLDAIGKGVYVQHYLDAMDKLSKYDVKYLPSHKLTEITADGAVLEDLKENKNVTVPADYVVLSLGVKSINTLEAECKKFCDKTFAVGDARQPGRVESAVREGFEAAWNLK is encoded by the coding sequence ATGAAATATCCAAAACTGTTCGCACCAGGAAAAATTGGAAATCTCACCGTTAAGAACCGTATCGTCATGGCGGCGCTGGCAATGGGCGCCGCCGAAAAAGATCAGACTATTGGGGCGGCCTTCCTCGCCTATCTGATGGAGCGCGCCAAAGGCGGCGTGGGAATGATCGTGCTTGAAAATACCCGTGTGGACGACAAACACGGCGTCGCCGCCGAATGCCAGGCAAGCGTCGCGCGCGACGAACATATAGCCCCGCTCGCGGCCGCCGCCGAGGCGCTGCATAAAGAGGGCGTGGTCTTCTTCACCCAGCTCCACCACCCCGGACGCGAGACCTTCTCAAACCTCAACGGCGGCGAGCCGGTATGGTCCTCCTCCTCGTGCCCCTGCGGCGTCTGCCAGCAGGAGACGCACGAGATGACGACGGAAGAGGTCGAAGAGGTGATCGCGAAATTCGTCGCGGGCGCCGTTCGCTCGCAGAAGGCGGGCTGCGACGGCGTGGAACTTCACGGCGCGCACGGATACCTCATCAGCCAGTTCCTCAGCCCCTATACGAACCAGCGCACCGACCGCTTCGGCGGCAGCTTTGAGAAGCGCTTCAACTTCGTCAAGGAGATAACCGAGGGCATCCAGAAAGCCTGCGGCAAGGATTTCCCCATCGGCATCCGCCTGACCGTCGACGAGCTGCTCGCGCCGAACGGCGTCAAAGAATACCTCACGCTTGAGGACGGCGTCAAGGTCTGCCAGGCCTGCGAAAAACTGGGCATGGTCTACATCAACGTCTCAAACGGCATATACGAATCGTTCAATTCGCTCTCCGAACCAATGACCTATCCGCAGGGCTGCCGCAGCGAGAGGATACGCGCCGTCAAAGAAAAGGTCGGCATTCCCGTGATCGCCGTCAACATGGTCAAAGAACCCTGGTTCGCGGAAAAGATGCTCGAAGAGGGGCTCGTCGACTTCGTCGGCCTCGGACGCGCCGTCGTCGCCGACCCCCAGTGGGCGAAGAAAGCGTACGAAGGGCGCGAAGACGAGATCAACCGCTGCATCTCCTGCACCTTCTGCTTCGAGACCCTCGTCGCGGACACCATCGCCGGCAAAGGCCCCGTCAAATGCGCGGTAAACCCGCGGGCGGCGCGTGAAACGCTCTACCCCGCATTCAAAAAGGAGGGCGCGGGACGCACGGTCGCGATCGTCGGCTCCGGCCCCGCGGGACTCGAGGCGGCGCGCGTGCTCGCCGAACGAGGCTTCGCCCCCGTAATCTTTGAAAAAGGGGAAAAACCGGGCGGACAGATAAACATCGCCGACAAGCCGCCCCATAAAGAAAAGATCGACTGGATCATTGAATATGAACTGAAACAGCTCGCCATGAAGGGCGTCACGGTAAAGACCAATACGGAGGCGACGCCGGAAAATATCAGGGCGCTGGCCCCCTACGCGGTGATAATCGCGACGGGCGCGGAATCCATCCGTCCGCGGTCGATAAAGGGCGTGAACAACGCCAACGTGCTCACCGTCGACGAGGCGCTGCTCAGCAAGCCAGAGATCAGCGGCAAAAAGGTGCTGCTCATCGGCTCCGGCGCGACAGGGCTCGAGACGGCGGAGTTCCTCTGCGCCAAAGGCAACGAGGTGACAGTGGCGGAGATGCTCGACGCGATCGGCAAAGGCGTCTACGTGCAGCACTACCTTGACGCGATGGACAAGCTTTCAAAGTACGACGTCAAATACCTGCCGAGCCACAAGCTGACGGAGATCACGGCGGACGGCGCGGTGCTCGAAGATCTTAAAGAAAACAAAAACGTCACCGTGCCCGCGGATTACGTTGTGCTCTCCCTCGGCGTCAAATCCATCAACACCCTTGAGGCCGAGTGCAAAAAGTTCTGCGACAAGACCTTCGCCGTCGGCGACGCCCGCCAGCCCGGACGCGTAGAATCGGCGGTACGCGAAGGCTTCGAGGCCGCCTGGAACCTTAAATAA